In a single window of the Photobacterium profundum SS9 genome:
- a CDS encoding putative selenate ABC transporter substrate-binding protein, with product MKALMALFLLGISCVSYAQTFTFTAIPDEDESRLRERFDKVAAYLSKETGVDVKYIPVKSYAAAVTAFRNNQVQLAWFGGLSGVHARQLVPGSEAIAQGYEDQFFKTYFIAHTSTGLKKSDDFPADIANKTFTFGSKGSTSGRLMPEYYLREFFKTSPQKIFKRVGFSGDHSRTIAQVQSGAYLVGAVNYKVWENELKAGKIDSNKISIIWETPTYPDYQWTIRGDVNKQFGADFKQKVTQALLEMNDPELLASFPRQSFIPASNTDFEPVENVARSIGIID from the coding sequence ATGAAAGCCCTTATGGCTCTGTTCTTATTAGGAATCAGTTGTGTAAGCTATGCACAAACATTTACATTTACAGCAATTCCTGATGAAGACGAAAGCCGATTACGTGAACGCTTTGATAAAGTTGCCGCCTATTTAAGTAAAGAAACCGGCGTCGATGTTAAGTATATTCCAGTAAAATCTTATGCTGCAGCAGTCACCGCTTTTAGAAATAACCAAGTACAATTAGCATGGTTTGGTGGGCTTTCTGGTGTGCACGCGCGCCAACTCGTACCCGGTTCTGAAGCGATAGCACAAGGGTATGAAGATCAGTTTTTTAAAACATACTTCATTGCACATACATCAACGGGGCTAAAAAAATCTGACGACTTCCCTGCTGATATCGCAAATAAAACCTTCACTTTTGGCTCTAAAGGTTCGACATCAGGTCGCTTAATGCCTGAATATTATCTGCGTGAATTTTTCAAAACATCGCCCCAAAAAATATTTAAACGTGTTGGTTTCTCTGGCGACCACAGCCGTACAATTGCCCAAGTACAATCTGGAGCTTACCTCGTTGGCGCTGTGAACTATAAAGTGTGGGAAAATGAACTGAAAGCTGGGAAAATAGATAGCAACAAAATCTCTATTATTTGGGAAACCCCTACTTATCCTGATTATCAATGGACGATCCGAGGTGATGTAAACAAGCAATTTGGTGCCGATTTTAAGCAAAAAGTAACACAAGCACTGCTTGAAATGAACGACCCAGAACTATTGGCTAGTTTTCCTCGCCAAAGTTTCATTCCTGCCAGTAACACAGACTTTGAACCCGTTGAAAATGTTGCGCGTTCTATCGGTATTATTGATTAA
- a CDS encoding VOC family protein — protein MKPRISMITLGVKDLEKSVVFYRDGLGFPQKESPPSVAFFTLNGTWLGLYDRDALAEDAQVAPSDNTEQSFSGFALAHNVKSETEVDQVLTEVEAAGATVTKRGQKVFWGGYSGYFKDLDGYLWEVAYNPFCWIGPEDSIDIRW, from the coding sequence ATGAAACCAAGAATTAGCATGATTACTCTCGGGGTTAAAGACCTTGAAAAGTCAGTCGTATTTTATCGTGATGGCTTAGGATTTCCTCAAAAAGAATCGCCACCATCAGTCGCCTTTTTTACTCTGAATGGTACATGGTTAGGTTTGTATGATCGTGATGCCTTAGCAGAAGATGCTCAAGTGGCTCCTAGTGATAATACTGAGCAATCTTTTTCTGGTTTTGCACTTGCGCATAATGTGAAGTCTGAAACGGAAGTCGATCAAGTGTTGACTGAAGTAGAAGCCGCGGGCGCGACTGTTACCAAGCGCGGTCAGAAAGTGTTTTGGGGTGGGTATTCCGGTTACTTCAAAGATCTTGATGGCTATTTATGGGAGGTTGCCTATAACCCCTTTTGTTGGATAGGCCCTGAAGATTCGATTGATATAAGATGGTGA
- the arfB gene encoding alternative ribosome rescue aminoacyl-tRNA hydrolase ArfB, with protein sequence MLTISNNVELADWEIEITAIRSQGAGGQNVNKVSSAIHLRFDIKRSTLPDFYKERLLKISDHRITKDGVIVIKAQQYRTQEKNREDALQRLKEFIQAAAVQQKARRETKPTKGSKRRRMDKKTQRGNTKVLRGKVDH encoded by the coding sequence ATGCTTACCATTTCTAATAATGTAGAACTTGCCGATTGGGAAATCGAAATTACGGCTATTCGCTCGCAAGGGGCGGGTGGTCAAAATGTAAACAAGGTATCAAGTGCCATACACTTACGTTTTGACATTAAGCGGTCAACATTGCCTGATTTTTATAAAGAACGTTTGTTGAAAATTTCGGATCATCGTATAACGAAAGACGGTGTTATCGTGATTAAAGCTCAACAATATCGTACTCAAGAAAAAAATCGGGAAGATGCATTGCAGCGCCTAAAAGAATTTATTCAAGCAGCAGCTGTTCAGCAAAAGGCCCGACGTGAAACAAAACCCACAAAGGGCTCCAAACGGCGCCGTATGGATAAGAAAACCCAACGTGGTAATACAAAGGTATTACGCGGGAAAGTGGATCATTAA
- a CDS encoding DMT family transporter: protein MFILTAIAMIAFAGNSLLSRAAFLETTIDPASFTSLRLLSGFVMLWLISFVNHQPYKGEGSWISAFALFMYAAGFSFAYVSLSTGMGALLLFGAVQATMIGHGIYKGERLSKQQGAGLTLALAGLIGLLLPGLSSPPLFGAILMMGAGVAWGIYSLRGRGLGNPTLVTTGNFLRSIPIAVVMSILAFTNADIDLSGFWYAIASGALTSGIGYALWYSVLPFLKATNAATIQLSVPVLAAVAGILFLGEALSFRFMFASIAILGGIALVLIKTSSSTRKNEDSN from the coding sequence GTGTTTATACTCACAGCGATAGCTATGATTGCCTTTGCAGGTAATTCATTATTGAGTCGAGCCGCTTTCTTAGAAACGACGATAGATCCAGCCAGTTTTACTTCGCTTCGGTTGTTATCTGGTTTTGTTATGTTGTGGTTGATTTCATTTGTTAATCATCAACCATACAAAGGTGAGGGCAGTTGGATATCTGCTTTTGCTTTATTTATGTATGCCGCAGGTTTCTCTTTTGCTTATGTCAGCCTGTCTACCGGGATGGGAGCATTGTTGTTGTTTGGCGCAGTGCAAGCAACAATGATTGGGCACGGTATATATAAAGGTGAACGATTAAGTAAGCAACAAGGGGCTGGATTAACTTTGGCGTTAGCTGGGCTTATTGGATTGTTGCTTCCTGGGTTATCTTCACCACCATTATTCGGTGCTATCTTAATGATGGGAGCAGGTGTGGCTTGGGGGATCTATTCACTACGTGGAAGAGGGCTTGGAAACCCAACGCTTGTTACAACGGGAAATTTTTTAAGATCAATACCGATAGCTGTAGTGATGAGCATTTTAGCATTTACAAATGCGGATATTGATCTGAGTGGATTTTGGTATGCCATTGCTTCTGGTGCGTTAACATCAGGTATCGGTTACGCGTTGTGGTATTCAGTTTTGCCTTTTTTAAAAGCAACAAACGCCGCCACGATTCAGCTAAGTGTGCCCGTTTTAGCCGCTGTAGCGGGTATTCTTTTTCTGGGTGAAGCATTATCTTTTCGTTTTATGTTTGCATCTATTGCGATTCTTGGTGGAATCGCGTTAGTGCTGATAAAAACATCAAGCAGCACCCGAAAAAATGAAGACAGTAATTGA
- a CDS encoding ATP-binding cassette domain-containing protein yields the protein MALLELKNAELGYDHNPVLRNISLSIESGEKVALIGPSGAGKSTLLNQLHSLIYEETALCPQSHGLVGPLSLYNNIYMARLEQFNVFQNVLNLIKPHQWNEVAAIADTLGLRDKMKTSVDKLSGGQRQRVAIGRALYRNKPVFMGDEPVSSLDPLQAQSLLSHICGSHHTLIVAIHDRHLALSCFDRIIGLKDGRIEFDKPSNQLDIAALNILYQS from the coding sequence ATGGCGCTATTAGAACTTAAAAATGCAGAACTGGGTTATGATCATAACCCAGTTCTTCGTAATATATCGTTATCCATTGAAAGCGGTGAAAAAGTCGCGCTTATCGGCCCTAGTGGTGCGGGTAAATCAACGTTACTCAATCAGTTACATTCTCTTATTTACGAAGAAACCGCCCTATGCCCGCAAAGCCATGGCCTAGTAGGGCCACTAAGCCTCTATAACAATATTTATATGGCGCGGTTAGAACAATTCAACGTTTTCCAAAATGTATTAAACCTTATCAAACCTCATCAATGGAACGAAGTCGCAGCAATTGCTGATACATTAGGCTTGCGCGATAAGATGAAAACGTCTGTTGATAAATTATCAGGAGGTCAACGCCAGCGTGTCGCAATTGGTCGTGCTTTATACCGTAATAAGCCTGTTTTTATGGGTGATGAACCCGTCTCAAGCCTTGATCCCTTACAAGCTCAATCTCTGCTTTCGCATATTTGTGGATCTCACCATACCCTTATTGTTGCCATTCATGACAGGCACCTCGCACTAAGCTGTTTTGACCGTATTATTGGTCTTAAAGACGGTAGAATTGAATTTGATAAACCCAGTAACCAACTCGATATTGCAGCACTGAATATCCTATACCAATCATAA
- a CDS encoding PhnE/PtxC family ABC transporter permease, whose translation MNSSGYAQGKLSFIFVIIALALTLSADLEISTIDPWTEIGRMFVGFITPDFFATEYIFDALFFTVSIALLGVTFGAFFGFFLALVFEFRIVRIFCAFFRSIHELFWALIFLQLFGLDPLTALCAISLPYACTFAKVYAEIFEQADTTPAKTVSKKADILSVFVYTKLSLVKKQLISYTRYRFECALRSSTILGFVGIPTLGFHLESAFSQGNYSQAGALLLLFYLLIISINVWLKAKLLPIYIAAAWFYLPAFGQVNWDNFTRFFGSDIWPSPLRYAADIDLNVINQTLHWYWSLLTGEVFEGIVNTLILTQLALVVTGIIALLVFPLTVKLFVGFTGRIMGQGILVVLRSTPEMILAFIFLLLLGPSMLPAVLALAIHNGGLIGFLLAELANTLKLRPDTPLQHNGINSGRVIKGHAISLYFYEVLPRIYSSFLAFIFYRWEVIMRETAILGVLGVTTLGFYIDSAFEEMRFDRAIFYIVITALLCIGIDSLSRHIRKKLNVKAA comes from the coding sequence ATGAATAGTTCTGGTTATGCTCAGGGAAAACTGAGTTTCATTTTTGTTATTATCGCATTAGCATTAACGCTATCAGCCGATTTAGAAATCTCTACCATTGATCCATGGACAGAAATAGGCAGGATGTTTGTCGGCTTTATTACTCCCGATTTCTTTGCCACCGAATATATCTTTGACGCGCTATTTTTTACAGTAAGCATCGCATTGCTGGGGGTCACATTTGGGGCTTTCTTTGGCTTTTTTCTTGCGTTGGTTTTTGAATTCCGCATTGTACGGATATTTTGTGCGTTCTTTCGTTCCATTCATGAGTTGTTCTGGGCACTGATCTTTTTACAGCTGTTTGGGTTAGACCCGCTAACAGCCTTATGTGCGATATCGCTTCCTTATGCTTGCACATTTGCCAAAGTCTACGCCGAGATATTTGAACAAGCGGACACAACCCCAGCCAAAACCGTTTCCAAAAAAGCAGATATTCTCAGTGTGTTTGTTTATACAAAGCTTTCACTGGTCAAAAAACAATTGATTAGCTATACCCGCTACCGTTTTGAATGTGCATTGCGTTCTAGCACCATACTCGGATTCGTTGGCATACCGACTTTAGGCTTTCATTTAGAAAGTGCGTTCAGTCAAGGTAACTATTCTCAAGCTGGTGCTTTGCTATTGCTGTTCTATCTCTTAATTATCTCAATTAACGTCTGGTTAAAAGCAAAACTGTTACCCATTTATATTGCCGCTGCATGGTTTTATTTGCCGGCATTCGGACAAGTTAATTGGGATAACTTCACTCGGTTCTTTGGCTCCGATATTTGGCCATCACCTCTGCGCTATGCTGCAGATATTGATCTAAATGTGATAAACCAAACCCTGCATTGGTATTGGTCATTATTAACAGGTGAAGTCTTTGAAGGTATCGTAAATACACTGATTCTGACGCAGCTTGCTCTGGTTGTTACTGGCATTATCGCACTGCTCGTCTTCCCTTTAACCGTCAAACTCTTTGTTGGATTTACAGGTCGAATAATGGGGCAAGGAATATTAGTTGTATTACGTTCGACGCCAGAAATGATCCTTGCGTTTATTTTTCTATTATTGCTTGGCCCTTCAATGCTACCTGCCGTATTAGCGCTAGCGATTCATAACGGTGGATTAATTGGCTTTTTACTTGCTGAACTCGCCAATACCCTGAAATTACGCCCAGATACCCCACTCCAACATAACGGAATCAATAGTGGCAGAGTCATCAAAGGGCACGCAATTTCACTGTATTTCTATGAAGTACTACCCAGAATATACAGTAGCTTTCTTGCTTTTATCTTCTATCGATGGGAGGTCATCATGCGGGAAACAGCAATACTAGGGGTATTGGGGGTTACAACACTCGGCTTTTATATCGACTCGGCTTTTGAAGAGATGCGCTTTGATCGGGCTATTTTTTATATTGTCATCACAGCATTGCTCTGCATTGGCATTGATTCCCTTTCACGCCATATTCGTAAAAAGCTAAATGTAAAAGCAGCGTAA
- a CDS encoding DOPA 4,5-dioxygenase family protein, producing MYHAHVYFDLSQESQATRLHHEITANRDDILRIYPLVMRKVGPHDKPMFEVHFNDNQQGFVNWLDQHRKGLSVLIHPNTGNDLQDHTDNAVWLGEELPVHVDTFR from the coding sequence ATGTATCACGCCCATGTTTACTTTGACTTATCACAAGAGTCACAAGCCACACGCCTTCACCATGAAATCACAGCTAACCGCGATGATATTTTGAGAATATACCCACTCGTCATGCGTAAAGTAGGCCCTCATGATAAGCCAATGTTTGAAGTACATTTCAATGATAATCAACAGGGTTTTGTTAACTGGTTAGATCAACACCGTAAGGGGCTATCTGTACTTATTCATCCTAATACAGGTAATGATTTACAAGATCATACTGATAATGCTGTATGGCTCGGTGAAGAACTCCCAGTGCACGTCGATACATTCAGATAG
- the cyaB gene encoding class IV adenylate cyclase, with protein MTEHFKGKYEVELKYRLTSKTQFLSYLQAMNPEVMLEDNLEHDCYFDCVGNPLKNQNKSVCIRNMQPSGIKLWIVKGPEADRCEAVNITDSDKAKSMLLTMGFNLVLELRKTRSIYFIGKFHATVDHLEGLGDFAELAIMTDDESMLEQYKQELLELAAKLRLTDAQLESRSYREMQTLQG; from the coding sequence ATGACAGAACACTTTAAAGGTAAATACGAAGTAGAGTTAAAATACCGATTAACCTCAAAAACACAGTTTCTATCATATTTACAGGCCATGAATCCAGAGGTTATGTTGGAAGATAACCTTGAACATGATTGCTATTTTGACTGTGTAGGTAACCCGCTAAAAAACCAAAACAAGAGTGTCTGTATTCGAAATATGCAGCCTTCAGGTATTAAATTGTGGATTGTAAAGGGCCCTGAAGCCGATCGATGTGAGGCTGTAAATATTACCGATAGTGATAAAGCAAAAAGCATGTTGCTAACGATGGGATTTAATCTTGTTTTGGAATTGAGGAAGACCCGCAGCATCTATTTTATAGGTAAATTTCACGCAACTGTTGATCATTTAGAAGGGCTGGGGGATTTTGCCGAACTTGCTATCATGACTGACGATGAATCAATGTTAGAACAATATAAGCAAGAATTACTCGAATTGGCAGCCAAGCTAAGATTGACGGATGCACAATTGGAAAGCCGCTCTTACCGCGAGATGCAAACACTGCAAGGTTAG
- a CDS encoding M20/M25/M40 family metallo-hydrolase has protein sequence MTNINQERLIEHFIELIKINSESQNEKAIAETLAEQLGSIGFDVTKLPVPENISNGFNIYATLLGSLEGSIVLSCHMDTVAPGNDIEPIIVDGIISSKGDTILGGDDKSGIAAIMEAVRCIQANGLAHKTIEIAFTVYEEGGLHGSKHFDMSFVKSTEAIVLDSGGAIGTIITTAPGQQNLKINITGKPAHAGLAPETGINALTVAADAISQMKLSRIDAETTANIGVVQGGQATNVVMPTLYIEAEARSLNDVKLANQVEHMVTTFEAAAEKHGAQIDIVSTRAYNAYNIDDNDVFIDDIKAAFSANGVEPKTNSTGGGSDANIFNEKGLKTVNLSTGMAKVHTTGEYIAIADMVSITDFMYTYLTR, from the coding sequence ATGACTAACATTAACCAAGAAAGATTGATCGAACATTTCATCGAGCTTATTAAGATCAACAGTGAATCCCAAAACGAGAAAGCTATCGCTGAAACCCTTGCAGAACAACTGGGAAGCATTGGCTTCGACGTTACTAAATTACCAGTACCTGAAAATATTTCTAATGGCTTCAATATTTACGCAACCTTACTAGGCTCGCTTGAAGGTAGTATTGTACTGAGTTGCCACATGGATACCGTTGCACCGGGTAATGACATAGAACCAATTATCGTCGATGGCATTATCAGCTCGAAGGGTGACACAATTCTTGGTGGTGATGATAAATCAGGCATTGCCGCGATTATGGAAGCGGTTCGTTGTATCCAAGCTAATGGTTTAGCCCATAAGACTATCGAAATCGCCTTCACTGTCTATGAAGAAGGTGGTTTACACGGTTCAAAGCACTTCGACATGTCATTCGTTAAATCGACAGAAGCTATTGTGCTTGATTCAGGCGGCGCTATTGGCACTATTATTACAACGGCACCTGGTCAGCAAAACCTAAAAATCAATATTACCGGAAAACCTGCGCATGCTGGTTTAGCACCTGAAACGGGAATCAATGCGCTAACCGTTGCTGCTGATGCAATTAGCCAGATGAAGCTATCTCGTATTGATGCAGAAACAACAGCAAACATTGGTGTTGTTCAAGGCGGTCAAGCAACTAACGTTGTAATGCCAACTTTGTATATCGAAGCAGAAGCGCGTTCTTTGAATGATGTGAAATTAGCTAACCAAGTTGAACACATGGTAACGACATTTGAAGCTGCAGCTGAAAAGCACGGTGCACAGATCGATATCGTATCAACTCGCGCATACAACGCTTATAACATCGATGATAACGACGTGTTTATTGATGATATTAAAGCGGCTTTCTCAGCAAATGGTGTTGAGCCTAAAACCAATTCAACTGGTGGTGGCAGCGATGCAAACATCTTCAATGAAAAAGGGTTAAAAACAGTTAACCTTTCGACAGGCATGGCAAAAGTACATACCACTGGAGAATATATCGCCATTGCAGATATGGTAAGCATCACTGACTTTATGTATACCTATTTAACGCGCTAA
- a CDS encoding DUF3392 domain-containing protein, with amino-acid sequence MDYENRMDTLISLLAQAGHTFKPWLGEISLTIVACSLIIFGSDINHFLRRLLSGKNIFIRTSAFILVNSFGYGLLLIKVSPWLTQQLSTIPSQWMFISVITTFIVIGLWAQKTRHY; translated from the coding sequence ATGGATTACGAGAACAGAATGGATACTCTTATATCACTACTCGCTCAAGCTGGGCACACCTTTAAACCTTGGTTAGGTGAAATATCGCTCACTATAGTCGCTTGTTCATTGATTATTTTTGGTTCAGATATTAATCACTTCCTACGTCGTCTTTTGTCAGGTAAAAACATTTTTATTCGAACGAGTGCTTTTATATTAGTTAATTCATTCGGTTACGGCTTGCTTCTCATTAAGGTTTCTCCTTGGTTAACCCAACAATTGAGCACAATACCAAGCCAATGGATGTTTATTTCAGTAATAACGACATTCATTGTGATTGGATTATGGGCACAAAAAACACGTCACTATTAA
- a CDS encoding YfcC family protein produces MTKFKFPSAYTILMILTVLMAALTWIIPAGQYQMVMNETLGKMVPLVGSFETVAANPQGIVEVLMAPIQGFYDPASYAARAVDVALFVLVIGGFLAVVTRTGAIDAGIAGTMTRLGGREKWMIPILMGLFAMGGTVYGMAEETIPFYALLIPVMIAAGYDSIVGVAIIMVGAGIGCLGSTINPFATVIASNAAEINFMEGIVLRAVILALGWIICVVYVMRYAAKVKQDPSASLVAHQKEDNERHFLHSKEQQAPELTGIRKAVLAIFGLTFAVMMWGVSIAGWWMAELSALFIGASIIVGFVGRLSEVEITDSFIEGARDLLGVALIIAIARGLVVVMDDGNITHTILNYAEGLLGGLHEIAFINAIYWIEAVLCLVVPSSSGLAVLSMPVLAPLADFAGVGRELVVTAFQSASGLPNLVTPTSGVVMGGLAIGRVAYSSWLKFIGPLIGMLSLMVMALLSLGVVMG; encoded by the coding sequence ATGACGAAATTTAAGTTTCCCTCTGCCTACACAATTTTAATGATTTTAACCGTTTTAATGGCTGCGCTAACTTGGATCATTCCAGCTGGCCAATACCAAATGGTGATGAATGAAACCCTCGGTAAAATGGTACCGTTAGTGGGTTCGTTCGAAACTGTTGCCGCTAATCCGCAGGGCATTGTTGAAGTATTGATGGCACCGATTCAGGGTTTTTACGATCCTGCTAGTTATGCAGCTCGTGCTGTTGATGTTGCACTATTTGTATTGGTCATTGGTGGGTTTCTTGCCGTAGTGACTCGTACCGGCGCGATTGATGCAGGTATTGCCGGCACAATGACGCGTTTAGGTGGACGTGAAAAGTGGATGATTCCTATTCTTATGGGATTATTCGCAATGGGTGGAACGGTTTATGGTATGGCGGAAGAAACTATTCCTTTCTATGCTTTGTTAATCCCAGTCATGATTGCCGCGGGCTATGACAGTATTGTCGGGGTTGCCATTATTATGGTGGGAGCTGGTATCGGTTGTTTAGGTTCAACCATTAATCCATTTGCGACGGTTATTGCATCGAATGCAGCTGAAATTAATTTTATGGAAGGCATTGTTTTACGAGCCGTTATTCTCGCATTAGGCTGGATTATTTGTGTAGTTTATGTGATGCGTTATGCCGCTAAGGTAAAACAGGATCCGTCCGCGTCACTCGTTGCTCATCAAAAAGAAGACAATGAGCGTCATTTTTTACACAGTAAAGAACAACAAGCACCAGAGCTTACAGGTATTCGTAAAGCCGTATTAGCAATATTCGGTTTAACGTTTGCCGTCATGATGTGGGGTGTTTCTATCGCAGGCTGGTGGATGGCTGAGCTATCAGCACTATTTATTGGTGCAAGTATCATCGTTGGTTTTGTTGGTCGGTTATCTGAAGTTGAAATTACCGATAGTTTCATTGAAGGTGCACGAGATTTACTGGGTGTCGCCTTAATTATCGCTATTGCTCGTGGTTTAGTGGTCGTGATGGATGATGGCAATATCACGCATACTATTTTGAATTATGCTGAAGGTCTTTTAGGTGGTTTACATGAAATCGCTTTCATTAATGCGATTTATTGGATTGAAGCGGTACTTTGTCTTGTGGTTCCGTCATCTTCTGGTTTAGCTGTGCTTTCTATGCCTGTGCTTGCGCCGTTAGCTGATTTTGCAGGGGTGGGGCGTGAGCTTGTTGTAACGGCTTTTCAGTCAGCATCTGGCTTACCTAATTTAGTGACGCCAACATCGGGTGTGGTAATGGGGGGCTTAGCGATTGGTCGTGTAGCATACTCATCTTGGCTTAAATTTATAGGTCCCTTAATTGGTATGCTAAGTTTGATGGTAATGGCGCTGCTAAGCTTGGGTGTTGTTATGGGTTAA
- a CDS encoding aspartoacylase has translation MTKINSVAVVGGTHGNEFSGIYLLRKWKNNLNLISRGSFSVQTVFANPKAHEENKRYVDSDLNRQFDIAELANLDLANYEQSRAKVINNQLGPKGDAKTDFIIDLHNTTSNMGPSLILLQSDEFNCKMGAYVKSRMPEAVVVFEDHASVEEHYFLSSITPQGVIVEIGPQPQSVIRQDVLDWMEDMTRHILDYVDLHNTNALPELPSSYEAFEYKETLKLPENENGERIGMVHKNVQDGDFKQLNSGDPIFTLFDGSEISWEGDYEAYPHFINEAAYYDNNLAMSLAKKRIVEV, from the coding sequence ATGACTAAAATTAACAGTGTTGCCGTTGTTGGCGGTACGCATGGTAATGAATTTAGCGGTATCTACTTGTTACGTAAGTGGAAAAATAACCTTAATTTGATATCTCGTGGCAGCTTTTCTGTTCAAACAGTATTCGCGAACCCTAAAGCGCACGAAGAGAATAAACGTTACGTTGATAGCGATTTAAACCGACAATTTGATATTGCTGAGCTTGCTAATCTCGATCTGGCTAACTACGAACAAAGTCGCGCCAAGGTTATTAATAATCAGCTTGGTCCTAAGGGTGATGCAAAAACAGACTTTATTATCGACTTGCATAATACGACCAGTAATATGGGGCCATCGTTGATTCTGCTTCAATCTGATGAGTTTAATTGCAAAATGGGTGCTTATGTGAAATCTCGCATGCCTGAAGCAGTTGTTGTATTTGAAGATCATGCCTCTGTCGAAGAACATTACTTTTTAAGCTCTATTACGCCGCAAGGTGTGATTGTCGAGATTGGTCCACAACCTCAGTCCGTTATCCGTCAAGATGTACTTGATTGGATGGAAGACATGACTCGTCATATTTTGGATTATGTTGACCTACATAACACCAACGCTTTGCCAGAATTGCCATCAAGCTATGAAGCATTTGAATATAAAGAAACGCTAAAATTACCTGAAAATGAAAACGGTGAGCGAATTGGTATGGTTCACAAAAATGTTCAAGACGGTGATTTTAAGCAATTGAATTCAGGCGATCCTATTTTCACATTATTTGATGGATCTGAAATCAGTTGGGAAGGTGATTATGAAGCCTATCCACATTTCATTAATGAAGCCGCTTATTATGATAATAATTTAGCCATGTCATTAGCGAAAAAGCGAATCGTGGAAGTTTAA